Proteins from a genomic interval of Candidatus Palauibacter australiensis:
- a CDS encoding SRPBCC domain-containing protein, protein MTSNPTPPDAINRTIELDASPARVWVALADPAGLGSWFPDRVEGLAPREGSQGWLVWDNHGRYAIAIEWIEAGRRLVWRWARQPETPLEGGYTTVVEWTLTEREGGGTILRLVESGFRTESDRQDNVAGWEHELGELGDHLATA, encoded by the coding sequence ATGACCAGCAATCCAACGCCACCTGATGCGATCAACCGGACGATCGAGCTGGACGCCTCGCCCGCCCGTGTGTGGGTGGCGCTTGCCGACCCCGCCGGCCTGGGCTCGTGGTTCCCGGACCGGGTGGAGGGACTCGCGCCGCGAGAGGGGTCGCAGGGCTGGCTGGTGTGGGACAACCACGGGCGGTACGCCATCGCGATCGAGTGGATAGAGGCCGGGCGCCGACTCGTGTGGCGCTGGGCCCGGCAGCCTGAGACCCCGCTCGAGGGCGGCTACACGACGGTCGTCGAATGGACGCTCACCGAACGCGAAGGCGGCGGGACGATCCTGCGCCTGGTCGAGAGCGGTTTCCGAACCGAGAGCGACCGCCAGGACAACGTCGCCGGCTGGGAACACGAACTCGGCGAACTCGGCGACCACCTCGCGACCGCCTGA